CTCATCCCAGAGGTCGGTGAAAACCCAACCCACCACCCTGGACCCACCTTTGTCTCCTTCCCTCTTCCTCTATATATCATCCTCTCCCCTTTTCTCCTTTCTCAATTCATATTCTCCTTCGCCATAACAAAGCCATTCtcttctctattttttcttcttttaatgtTAACCAACCTTCTACTTCTAAAGAATTAACAAGAGCTAAATTCAAGAGATCGTATATACCTTTCCCTTTTAGATTCTAATTTTGTGTTATTAACATGGCAACGGAGATTTTGCGGCCTCAGGATTGTTTAATTGAACGGATCAGGGTTCCTCCGGCGTCGTTTTCGCGGCGGAGAAATTACCCCAACAACTACAGTAACTATCATAATAGTAGTAATTTTAGCAATCAGCATGCGGCGGCATCAAGATCCAGCTCCCGGAAGCCCGTTACCCGACCCGATCAGAGGAAACGGGCTGTAGTTGCCAGTTCACCCCAGCTAGTTGCAGAGGCCGCCGCGCTGCCGTTAAGGAGACCTAGCAGCGCTGACGATTCTAGGTTGTCCAGGAGTAGCGGTTTGGCGGTCGATAAGGTGACGATTCTCCGGAGGGGGCAGTCGCTGGATTCGATGGCGGCGCCCGCCGTGAACAGCGACATGTATGCTGGATCAGCGTTCGCGGTGTCTCCGTCGCCTAGCGCGCTCCCTCTTCCTTCTTTTCAGACGAAGAAGCAGCCCTCTCCGGCGGTGGATGACTCCGCAACCAGAGATCTGAGGCGTCTGCTCCGGCTCGAGTAAGATTCGGGTCGGGTTGTCTGGGTTCGGGTCTAGTTGGTTCTTGACCCTTATTTCCCTCTTCACCAACATCTAgaatcttcttctcctttctcttcATTTCTCCGTTACCGTCACTACTGTTACGGGTAGGTCCTTACCAGTTTGAAGTCCCGTCTCGACCGTGATTTTTTTAAACGGAAGGATGGGTCTGAAATTGGGGGCCGAATACGTTTGGAGAAGTTTGGATTTAGTGTAAGAGCCGTGTGACACGTTTGTTTGCTGATGGCTTAAAATAAGAATTAGGTTCTAATTTCAGTTTAGAATTggtggaaaaaatttgaaaaaaaaaaatgaaggaaGAACCGAAGAAGCTATACAAGTTGAGGGAGTAACTAAGGGGGTTGTTCTTGTAAAAATCCGGAAAGTGTTGTGGTTTGGTGGATGTTGGATGTGAAAGTGAATGGTTTTTCTAGCTCATTGTACCCTTTTTGTAAAGTATAAATGTTAAAACTTTAGGGAGGTTTGAGCAAATATCTTCTGAATTTTCTTCAACTTTTATCACGCGTCATCTACATCTAGATAGACTTTCATACGATTTCTCCGTTACATTATTGGACTAATGCTTCAATCAGTTGATATCTTTGGAAAAGAAATTTTGTTTGAAGACTTGAAGTCTAGAAATTGACTAATTTACtataattacttttaatttggaagaattatataattttaatgttATTAATTTATCTAAATAATAATTGTCTGGGATCAAAATTAACTGGTAGCTTAAAAAAATAGTAGAGATGTAGGATTGTTCAATTGGAGTGTAATATTTCTTGGTAATATTGAACTACTGGTCAATCAGaaatattaaattagaatttttttttttcagaagttatttattttaaaaaaaacaaacagcATACAAAAATAATCTCTGGGTACTTAAGAAAAAAAACACTCGATAAAAATTGAAGATGCTGCCATGAGAGAACTTTATAGAGGAACAGAACAGGGAGAGGAGAGGAGGCACAAGTTTGCTGGCTGTGCTGCTTCCTTCCTGCTTCTGCTTCGCGGGTGTGCACTGAgcacttgttttttttttcttttctggaCTTGACACTGCCGAGCCCAATACATACAACATTTTTTTGGTCATGATACATACAATAATTTAGGCACTTTGGAATTTTAAGACCAAAGCAAGACCAAAGCACCTTGGATTTTTAGAccacaaaaaattaaaacacaCTAGATTTCAGATCATAAGGCCCGTTACTTATAATTAAACATTTCTATCTATAAAAAGGAACCTTAAGTGGTTGAGATTTGAGACTCTGGATTTAGTACGATTTTGTGATttgatagttaattttttatataaaatataatagtaattattaaattagttattatatatttatatattagtatttaatttaatatgttatcaaatattttatacaagactaatatatatttaaactTTTGTTTAGTTACGGTTGATTTATTAATTAGAGAAGTGTTAATGGTCaataaattttgtgatttatagtcattaattatttattattaatatttttaataccGTGAGATTACATCAAATGATATATTAGTCATGTTTTAATAAAAGTGCTGACTccgtaattttttttattaattatgctaatatctatcttttaaaaatacACTTAAATGTTTTCTTAGAATTTAAATACTTTGCCAAAATATATGAACTACTAATACGGCACTTATATAAACATGAATCTCATGTATCATTAAATCAATCACAAAATAAAGTTACTTTAGGCAGTTAGCTGTGGTTCTCCATTCCGTGAAATATTTTAAATGTCAAAGAGTGAGAACATAAACGACAAAAAAAAGTGACGACTGACGAGGGAGGGAGGTAAACAACGGTcatttgatttatgaataaatgATCTAGTTGCTTTATGCTTCCACTCAAGAACCATTCGAAATTGGCAACCCGTGCTCTTCAGAGTATGTAcgattattttgtttcaatatAATAACTGGACAACTGGAGTTAAGTGCATACGTGAAGTTGCCTAATTATATGTTAACGAacatcaatcaatttttttaattttaaatttttactttaaattttaattttttcaaaaataatgaAAGTCAAAAGAatagttaaaaacttaaaatttaattctCTATACTTTTTCTATCGGGACGCATGTATGGTTGTGAATATTTAGTATTATCATCCTTAAAGGCTTAAACACCTTATTCTAGTATGTAAAATGATCTCTATTGAACTTTTTCCCCTGAGAAAAGATGAATAGAAACTAAGTCCAAAGAGTCTCATTTGCATCATTGTAAAATCATTTGATCAATCATCTTATGATTTTGTTAATTGCAACGTATTCTTTTAAAGAACTTTGGAATAGGCTAAATTAAATTctaagtttaaattttttttgttgtctatgatattttttaattcgaTAGGTAAATTAATTTAccaattaataaattattacatacacaaaataaaatttaaatttttaatttttatttaagtaaacAAGTAAGCTGACCACTCCACATCATGCAAGTTAGTGGATAGGGGTGACAATAGGTAGGGTAGGGTGGGATTTGGAACCAACCCTAATCCTATCCGCaggttaaaatttttatataaactcaACTCTATTCGGCCTATCCGCGGGTTGAGAATATTTCAACCTTAACTCTACTCGTTCTTAACCTGCGAATATTCTATCATATCTGCGAGTTGGTTGAATAGGATTGAGACTCAACTCGCACAGATCCCATAAAAATTCTATCCGCACACTATCCTACTACTTGTGAATCGGGTTGGCAAACCAACCAGATAAGGTGGAATTGGAGTAGAGTAGATGTTGACATCTCTATAAGTGGGTCCGTGCCCTTTGCAGCTATAAAAGGAACATAACAAGCAGTGAATAGAGAAAGAAACCACAATAGTAGTGATCTACCAAATCAAAAGGCTTAGTGTGTATACTTATGTAATTAACTAATAACAATAAGCTAGCTAATatataagaagaagaagcacaagtGGCACATGGCATGCACAGAAGTTGGGTGCCTCATAAAGCTTCTCCCAACGGGGACAATGTTCGTCTTCCATTTCGTGAACCCCATCCTAACAAACTCCGGTATGTGCAGCAGAGCCGCCAACAGGGTCCTATCCGCCACTCTTCTCGCGATCTGCGccttcttctgcttcttctcTTCCTTCACGGACAGTTACATCGATCCAACCAACAAAAACCGGAGGCGCTACGGAATCGTGACCGCCAAGGGACTCTGGACTCTTCCACTTGAGAAGGCCGAGATCAAAAGCGTTGACTTGTCACGTTACAGGCTGAGGTCTGTGGACTTTGTGCACGGGGCGTTGTCGATGGTGGTGTTCGCGGTGCTGAGCCTGCTTGACAGAAACACACTGCAGTGCATGTACCCTGGCTTTAAGTCGACGGGGAACAGCATGGTGCAGGTGATTCCGTTGGTGATTGGAGTGGTGGCCGGTTCGGTTTTCATGGTGTTCCCTAACACACGCCATGGAATCGGATACCCCAAGCCTGATGGTGATGATCATGATTCTAACATCGTCCCCCCACAAACCCCACCCCCTAAATGCGCTAGTAGTATTTAGTATATGGTGACATCTATGGTGGCATGGGATTAAGTGGTTAAACTCTTAAAGGTGGCTAAAGTTTGACGGATCAATATTGTAATGATATGTGGTAAAGAGAATCTTTTTATTGAGTGGATCAATGTTGCATCCCTATTTAAGCGTAGTAAGTTAGAGAAGGTTACTGTAAGGATATTTGCGAGATTTTCTCCTGTTACATAGGCTTAGTATGGATGGATCAAAACATGAAATGAAAAATTTGGTTGAATGTttcaaaaaaacaaataaatgaatatgatatttaaaaatgCAATCTCATTTAATAGATACTATTGTATAATAATATGAaattttattcattatttttaaaaagataaatgtttttgtttcaaaaaaaaattattcgtGTGAAGTTCGTAAAAATGCAAACATATCTTCCTAATAAATCTTTGTTTAGGAATAAGATTTGTTTAAATCACTTAtagtttatgttatttttttaatgagtAATTTGCTCTCTTGGTTTATTATAAGATTAAAAAAtctctttaaataaaaaatttaaaggtattaaattatttcattaaggattaatttgaaatagattaaAATAACCTTATAGTATTAATTGAATTCAATTTCAACAAGATTAAGAGTTTATTTGGATGAAGAAATGTCTCCGCTTGCtgctaataatttttttttcggaATTCTACTAAACGGATTGATCCTCCGTTTATTTTAGCAACTTTTCCTAAGGTCTCCTCACCAAGAGCTCCCCAATAATAACAGAAGAACCAACTCGCCCGCTGTGGCGAGAcagctttattttcttttttttacaaTAAGACTTGGACGATTATCTCTATCTTCAGTGGCTTACGAGTTTATGTCCATCTCTAGTTAGGTACAGTTTTCTTTCGATTTCTTTTTGGTAGTCGTTATCTGAATTTATGCAAGTGTGTCCACACCTCCAAACTGACTTGACGAGGAATCCATTCTCGCGAACAAACACAACTCCTACACACACTTAGGAGCTCTCCTTTCTACATACAAGGACAGAGCTAGATAAGATATTAGAGGGGACCAAAAATATTTacataaaactaaaataaaattttaaaggggactaaattaaaacttacatataatttatatgtaaaaaaattaaattaagggGACCATTGCTCCCCTTCTCTATAATGTAGCTTCGCCCCTGCCTACATATCCATACAAGACTCGAGTAGGCAGGTCGAGGTCTTACGAGATA
Above is a genomic segment from Arachis stenosperma cultivar V10309 chromosome 1, arast.V10309.gnm1.PFL2, whole genome shotgun sequence containing:
- the LOC130970450 gene encoding uncharacterized protein LOC130970450; protein product: MATEILRPQDCLIERIRVPPASFSRRRNYPNNYSNYHNSSNFSNQHAAASRSSSRKPVTRPDQRKRAVVASSPQLVAEAAALPLRRPSSADDSRLSRSSGLAVDKVTILRRGQSLDSMAAPAVNSDMYAGSAFAVSPSPSALPLPSFQTKKQPSPAVDDSATRDLRRLLRLE
- the LOC130945040 gene encoding protein DMP2-like: MACTEVGCLIKLLPTGTMFVFHFVNPILTNSGMCSRAANRVLSATLLAICAFFCFFSSFTDSYIDPTNKNRRRYGIVTAKGLWTLPLEKAEIKSVDLSRYRLRSVDFVHGALSMVVFAVLSLLDRNTLQCMYPGFKSTGNSMVQVIPLVIGVVAGSVFMVFPNTRHGIGYPKPDGDDHDSNIVPPQTPPPKCASSI